The Streptomyces sp. BHT-5-2 genomic interval GTCGGCTTCGGCGCGGGTGAGTTCAGTGATCGCGGACACCGTGGGGTGCTCCTTGTGTGCGGGGGTGGTTGTGGGGCGGGTCAGGCGGTCGGGGTGTACGCCAGGGACGTGGTGGCGGCGGCCGCGTCGAGCCGCCGCTCGCATGCGGCGCGGTCCTCACCGGCGCAGACGACGTAGGCGAAGCGGCCCAGATAGCCGTTCGGGGGCAGGCGCAGTTCGGCGCCGGGGTCCGCGATCGGCTCGGCGTACAGCAGCCCGCCGGCCGGGTCCGGTGTCGGGACGGTGACCTCCTCGACGCGGCAGTCCCGCGGCGGGTAGCTGAACCGGATGCCGGTCGCCCGGCGCTCGGTGGGGGTGAGGTCGGGGCGGATGCCCAGGGCGAGTTCGACGGCCACCCGGCCGGGCTGGATCCCGGTCGCCAACTGGCCCAGCCAGGGGATCAGGTCGCCGCCCAGGCGGGCGTTGACCTCGATGATGACCGGGCCCTTGGCGGTGAAGCGGACCTCGGTGTGGGTGGTCCCGGTCGACACCGCCAGCGCCCGGTGGGCGGCCCGCAGGATCCGGAGCAGTTCGGGATCGCGGAGCAGTTCGTCGTCGGCGTCGACGACGTGGCCGGTCTCCTCGAAGTAGGGCTCCATGCCGGTCTGCTTGCGGGCGAGGAACATCGGCTGGTACGTGCCGTCGAGGCAGGCGCCGTCGATGCTGATCTCGGGGCCGGTCAGGTACTCCTCCAGGAGCACCCCGCCCTCGTAGTCGGGGGAGCCGCCGTGGCCGGCTTGTTCCGCCATGACGAAGGCGTCGTCCAGTCCGGCCGGGTCGTCGACCCGCACCACGCCGATGCTCGCGCCCATGCCGCGCGGCTTGAGCACCATGGGGAAGCCGATCGCCGCGGCGGCCTCCCGGGCCTCGTCCAGGGTGAGCGCGAGGGCGTAGCGGGGCTGGGGGAGGCCGGCCAGGGTGAGGGCCCCGCGGGTGCGGTGCTTGTTGCGGCACCGGTCGGCGCCGTCCGTGGTCAGGCCGGGCAGGCCCAGCTTCTCGGCGATCGCCGCGGCGGTGGTCACCAGCGTCTCGTCATAGGTGAGGACGCCGGTGATCCGGTGCGAGGCGGCGATGCGCAGGGCCGTGCTGGATATCCGCTCGCGGTCCGGGATCAGCCGGGCCCGGTCGAGCAGTGGCACCACGCTGGAGCCCACGATGTGCGGCTGCTGCCAGGTCGGCTCCGAGGAGTCGATCAGCCACAGCGGGTGCCGCTCGGCGGCGCTCGCGAGGAGGTACTCGCGGTAGCGCTGCTGGCCGCTGCCGATCACGAGCAGTACGTCGGTGGGTGCGGTCATCTTCCTGACTCCTCGGCCGTGACGGGGGTGGGGCGGGTGCGGGTGCCCGCCTGAAACCAACCATCGCCGTGTGCGGGCGGGTTGGCGGCCCGTGGACGACACCGGCAATCCGCCAGGCGGAAACCTGCCAAGGGGAGGAATCTCCACAGCCGGATCAAGTCGCCCGAGAACATGACAAGCCATGACGAGAATCTGGCGGATTCACCTCCGCTTCATACCCGGAAGCATGAATTCACTGCGCTTCAGATCGATTTGATGGGTTTTGTGAGAGGGGCGTATTTCTGCCAGGCGGTTTGCCGGGTGTCTTTTCGGCCAGCCAACCGGCCCGCGCGCTGCCATGGTTGCTGCCGAGCGGGCATCCCGGCACCACAGCCGGTCGAGGCCCCGCCATCCCTCTCCCCACGCCACATGAGGAGTTCGCATGTCCCGCATCCGTACCGCCGCAGCCGCCCTCGCGCTCGCCGCCTTCGTGTCCGTCCTGGCCGTCAACACCAGCTGCGGCCCGGAGGACTCGGGCTGGGGCGCCACGCTGGCCAGTGCCGACGACTCCGGCTGGGGTTCGACCCCGCCGACCGCCGACATCAGACCGGCGGGCGCCCTGCGGATCTGACCGCCCGACCCATCCGGCTCCGGGCGCAACACCGGGGCGCACCCACGCCACTGCACAAGGGGAAGTTCATGTCCAAGCACGACGTCGAAGTCCTCGCCATAGGAGCCGGCCCGGCCAATCTGGCACTGGCCGTGGCCCTGGAGGAGCTCGCGCCGCCCCACCTGGCCGGCCGGACCCTCCTGCTGGAGCAGGGCGACACCATCGCCTGGCAGCGCGGCATGCTGCTGCCCTGGTCGCAGAGCCAGGTCTCGTTCCTCAAGGACCTGGTGACGCTGCGCAACCCGCGCAGCAAGTTCTCCTTCGTCAACTACCTCCACGAGAACGGGCGGCTGGAGGAGTTCATCAACCTCTCCACCTTCACCCCCTACCGCAGCGAGATATCCGACTACCACCGCTGGGTGGCCGAATCCCTCGACCGGGTCCGCGTGCGCTACGGCTCCAAGGTCACCTCGCTGGTGCCGCGCCGGGACGGGTCCGGCGCCGTCGACGGCTGGCTGGCCCACACCGCGGACGGCGCCGTCATCTCCGGCCGCCACCTGGTCGTCGGCGCCGGCCGGGACGCCAACGTCCCCGCGGTCTTCCGCGGGCTCGGCGCCGACCGCGTCATCCACAGCACCGAATACATGGACCGCATCGCCGCCCGGCCCCGGCGGGCGGGGGAGCGGGTGGTGGTCATCGGCGGGGCGCAGAGCGCCGCCGAGATGTTCCACTCCGTCCAGCAGGACCTGCCCGGCTGCACTCCCACGCTGATCATGCGCTCGATCGGCCTCAACCACTACGAGACCAGCAAGTTCACCAACGAGCTGTTCTTCTCCGGCTTCGTCGACGAGTTCTACGCCGCGGACCCGACCGCCCGCGGCAGCATCCTGGAGGAGATGCACCGCACCAACTACGCGGGGCTGACCCCACCGATGCTGGAGCAGCTCTACCGGCAGGTCTACCTGGACCGGATGCGCGGCGGCGGGGGCCTCGCAATCCGCACCATGACCCGCGTCACTGACGTCCGGGACACCGGCGACGAACTCGTCCTGACCCTGACCAACCGGCTGACCGGCGCCGTCGAGGAACTCCCCTGCGACCTCGTCCTGCTCGGCACCGGTTTCCGCCCCGAACAGCCCGCCGTCATCCGGAACCTGGCCGACGCACTGGGCCTGGCGAAGATCGAGGTCGGTCGCGACTACCGGCTGGACCTCGGCGAACAGACCGCCGCCAGCTGCTACTTGCAGGGCGTCAACGAGGCCACCCACGGCATCGCCGACTCGCTGCTGAGCATCCTCGCCACCCGCAGCGAGGAGATCGCCAGAAACCTGATCGACCACGCCGCACGGTCCCCCCGGACCGCGTCGCGCCCCACCGCCGAGGACCGCGA includes:
- a CDS encoding ATP-grasp domain-containing protein, which produces MTAPTDVLLVIGSGQQRYREYLLASAAERHPLWLIDSSEPTWQQPHIVGSSVVPLLDRARLIPDRERISSTALRIAASHRITGVLTYDETLVTTAAAIAEKLGLPGLTTDGADRCRNKHRTRGALTLAGLPQPRYALALTLDEAREAAAAIGFPMVLKPRGMGASIGVVRVDDPAGLDDAFVMAEQAGHGGSPDYEGGVLLEEYLTGPEISIDGACLDGTYQPMFLARKQTGMEPYFEETGHVVDADDELLRDPELLRILRAAHRALAVSTGTTHTEVRFTAKGPVIIEVNARLGGDLIPWLGQLATGIQPGRVAVELALGIRPDLTPTERRATGIRFSYPPRDCRVEEVTVPTPDPAGGLLYAEPIADPGAELRLPPNGYLGRFAYVVCAGEDRAACERRLDAAAATTSLAYTPTA
- a CDS encoding lysine N(6)-hydroxylase/L-ornithine N(5)-oxygenase family protein — encoded protein: MSKHDVEVLAIGAGPANLALAVALEELAPPHLAGRTLLLEQGDTIAWQRGMLLPWSQSQVSFLKDLVTLRNPRSKFSFVNYLHENGRLEEFINLSTFTPYRSEISDYHRWVAESLDRVRVRYGSKVTSLVPRRDGSGAVDGWLAHTADGAVISGRHLVVGAGRDANVPAVFRGLGADRVIHSTEYMDRIAARPRRAGERVVVIGGAQSAAEMFHSVQQDLPGCTPTLIMRSIGLNHYETSKFTNELFFSGFVDEFYAADPTARGSILEEMHRTNYAGLTPPMLEQLYRQVYLDRMRGGGGLAIRTMTRVTDVRDTGDELVLTLTNRLTGAVEELPCDLVLLGTGFRPEQPAVIRNLADALGLAKIEVGRDYRLDLGEQTAASCYLQGVNEATHGIADSLLSILATRSEEIARNLIDHAARSPRTASRPTAEDREPVPVL